From the Burkholderia glumae LMG 2196 = ATCC 33617 genome, one window contains:
- a CDS encoding AAA-associated domain-containing protein gives MQNQNAAPTPAPLRLGDEILNVKDVSRGFNKTQGELLVLDGANLSLREGEIVGLLGRSGSGKSTLLRIIAGLIEPTGGEVTYLGKPLTGPAEGVAMVFQTFALFPWLTVLQNVEAGLEALGVGARERRERALAAIDLIGLDGFENAYPRELSGGMRQRVGFARALVVDPTILLMDEPFSALDVLTAETLRTDLLDLWTQGRMPIKSVLIVTHNIEEAVFMCDRILVLSSNPGRVIAEIKVPFKHPRNRLDPAFRRLVDDIYAKMTARQTGEATKKGLELGSWLPQVSTNLMAGLIETLAAAPYHGRADMPEIARSLHLEVDDLFPIAEVLQYLGFADVREGDVFLTPPARVFAEFGTQERKLMFADHLLRHVPLAARIKKVLNERPGHRAPRVRFEQELEDFLSDSAAEETLDSVIDWGRYGEIFSYNDQTEIFSLEDVES, from the coding sequence ATGCAAAACCAGAATGCTGCCCCGACGCCGGCGCCGCTGCGCCTGGGCGACGAGATCCTGAACGTCAAGGATGTCAGCCGTGGCTTCAACAAGACCCAGGGCGAGCTGCTCGTGCTGGACGGTGCCAACCTGTCGCTGCGCGAAGGCGAGATCGTCGGCCTGCTCGGCCGTTCGGGCTCCGGCAAGTCGACGCTGCTGCGCATCATCGCCGGGCTGATCGAGCCGACGGGCGGTGAGGTCACCTATCTCGGCAAGCCGCTGACCGGCCCCGCCGAGGGCGTCGCGATGGTGTTCCAGACCTTCGCGCTGTTCCCGTGGCTGACCGTGCTGCAGAACGTCGAGGCCGGCCTCGAGGCGCTCGGCGTGGGCGCGCGCGAGCGGCGCGAGCGCGCGCTCGCGGCGATCGACCTGATCGGCCTGGACGGCTTCGAGAACGCCTATCCGCGCGAGCTGTCGGGCGGCATGCGCCAGCGCGTCGGCTTCGCGCGCGCGCTGGTGGTCGATCCGACCATCCTGCTGATGGACGAGCCGTTCTCGGCGCTCGACGTGCTGACCGCCGAGACGCTGCGTACCGACCTGCTCGACCTGTGGACGCAGGGCCGCATGCCGATCAAGTCGGTGCTGATCGTCACGCACAACATCGAGGAAGCGGTGTTCATGTGTGACCGCATCCTCGTGCTGTCGTCGAACCCGGGCCGCGTGATCGCCGAGATCAAGGTGCCGTTCAAGCATCCGCGCAACCGTCTGGACCCGGCGTTCCGCCGCCTGGTGGACGACATCTACGCGAAGATGACGGCGCGCCAGACGGGCGAGGCGACCAAGAAGGGGCTGGAGCTCGGCAGCTGGCTGCCGCAGGTGTCGACCAACCTGATGGCGGGCCTGATCGAGACGCTGGCCGCGGCGCCGTATCACGGCCGCGCCGACATGCCCGAAATCGCGCGCTCGCTGCACCTGGAGGTGGACGATCTGTTCCCGATCGCCGAAGTGCTGCAGTACCTGGGCTTCGCCGACGTGCGCGAGGGCGACGTGTTCCTCACGCCGCCGGCCCGCGTGTTCGCCGAGTTCGGCACGCAGGAGCGCAAGCTGATGTTCGCCGACCACCTGCTGCGGCATGTGCCGCTCGCGGCGCGGATCAAGAAGGTGCTCAACGAGCGGCCCGGCCATCGCGCGCCGCGCGTGCGCTTCGAGCAGGAACTGGAGGACTTCCTGTCCGACAGCGCCGCGGAGGAAACGCTCGACTCGGTGATCGACTGGGGCCGTTACGGCGAGATCTTCTCGTACAACGACCAGACCGAGATTTTCAGTCTCGAGGACGTGGAGTCCTGA
- a CDS encoding ABC transporter permease, which translates to MDFGFNPNRIANASAWRVLPNRWDFIAFPLILCVIAMAAVGFHETMAPIATLSTQKISLDPANLPEYALRTTLRMLAAMIASLVFTLVYGTLAAKSRRAGMVLVPILDILQSVPVLGYISFTVTFFLALIPSRVAGAELAAIFAIFTSQAWNMTFSFYQSLRTVPRDLDEVSRGFHLTSWQRFWKLEVPFSMPGLVWNMMMSMSGGWFFVVASEAITVGNHTITLPGIGAYLAQAITEQNLHAVGWVILTMTVVILAYDQLLFRPLVAWADKFRMENTSSGNAPESWLLDLVRRTRLIHQLLVPAGWLFAKMARLPFRLPSFDAARFALPRVEKQASRVADIGWAILVLLGTAYVVWRVVAFVSTGVTLAEVGHVFLLGLATLLRVVVLIVIASVIWVPIGVWIGLRPALAEKAQPVAQFLAAFPANLLFPVFVIVIARYKLNPDIWLSPLIVLGTQWYILFNVIAGATSYPNDYREAATNFRIRGWQWWRQAILPGIMPYYITGAITASGGAWNASIVSEFVQWGDTKFEAHGLGAYIAQMTAAGDYPKIIMGITVMSLFVTLFNRLLWRPLYAYAEAKLRLD; encoded by the coding sequence ATGGACTTTGGCTTCAATCCGAACCGCATCGCGAACGCCTCGGCGTGGCGCGTGCTCCCGAACCGTTGGGACTTCATCGCCTTTCCGTTGATCCTGTGCGTGATCGCGATGGCGGCGGTCGGCTTCCACGAGACGATGGCGCCGATCGCCACGCTCTCCACCCAGAAGATTTCGCTCGATCCGGCGAACCTGCCGGAGTACGCGCTGCGCACCACGCTGCGCATGCTGGCCGCGATGATCGCCTCGCTCGTCTTCACGCTGGTCTACGGCACGCTGGCGGCCAAGAGCCGCCGCGCGGGGATGGTGCTGGTGCCGATCCTCGACATCCTGCAGTCGGTGCCGGTGCTCGGCTACATCTCGTTTACCGTTACGTTCTTCCTCGCGCTGATCCCGAGCCGCGTGGCGGGCGCCGAACTGGCCGCGATCTTCGCGATCTTCACCAGCCAGGCCTGGAACATGACGTTCAGCTTTTACCAGTCGCTGCGCACCGTGCCGCGCGACCTCGACGAGGTCTCGCGCGGCTTCCACCTGACGTCCTGGCAGCGCTTCTGGAAGCTCGAGGTGCCGTTCTCGATGCCGGGTCTGGTCTGGAACATGATGATGTCGATGTCGGGCGGCTGGTTCTTCGTGGTGGCCTCGGAGGCGATCACGGTGGGCAACCACACCATCACGCTCCCCGGCATCGGCGCCTACCTGGCGCAGGCCATCACCGAGCAGAACCTGCACGCGGTGGGCTGGGTGATCCTGACCATGACGGTGGTGATCCTTGCCTACGACCAGCTGCTGTTCCGCCCGCTGGTGGCCTGGGCCGACAAGTTCCGCATGGAGAACACCAGTTCGGGCAACGCGCCCGAATCCTGGCTGCTCGATCTGGTGCGCCGCACGCGCCTGATCCACCAGCTGCTGGTGCCGGCCGGCTGGCTGTTCGCGAAAATGGCACGGCTGCCGTTCCGGCTGCCGAGCTTCGACGCCGCGCGCTTCGCGCTGCCGCGCGTCGAGAAGCAGGCGTCGCGCGTGGCCGACATCGGCTGGGCGATCCTCGTGCTGCTCGGCACCGCCTACGTGGTCTGGCGCGTGGTGGCGTTCGTCAGCACCGGCGTGACGCTCGCCGAGGTCGGCCACGTGTTCCTGCTCGGGCTCGCCACGCTGCTGCGCGTGGTGGTGCTGATCGTGATCGCCTCGGTGATCTGGGTGCCGATCGGCGTCTGGATCGGCCTGCGCCCGGCGCTCGCCGAGAAGGCCCAGCCGGTCGCGCAGTTCCTCGCGGCGTTCCCGGCCAACCTGCTGTTCCCGGTGTTCGTGATCGTGATCGCGCGCTACAAGCTGAACCCGGACATCTGGCTGTCGCCGCTGATCGTGCTCGGCACGCAGTGGTACATCCTGTTCAACGTGATCGCGGGCGCGACGTCCTACCCGAACGACTATCGCGAGGCCGCCACCAATTTCCGCATCCGCGGCTGGCAATGGTGGCGCCAGGCGATCCTGCCCGGCATCATGCCGTACTACATCACGGGCGCGATCACCGCCTCGGGCGGGGCCTGGAACGCGAGCATCGTCTCGGAGTTCGTCCAGTGGGGCGACACCAAGTTCGAGGCGCACGGGCTCGGCGCCTATATCGCGCAGATGACGGCGGCCGGAGACTACCCGAAGATCATCATGGGCATCACCGTGATGTCGCTGTTCGTGACGCTGTTCAACCGCCTGTTGTGGCGCCCGCTGTACGCCTATGCCGAAGCCAAGCTGCGGCTCGACTAA
- a CDS encoding ATP-binding protein: MRRPIDSLFGRLAMLVVGVLLLSHFAWYLAIRLDRNESQMRYAVEEAAFLVEAVRQHEQHTPDQPLPSRVRIVPPDSPDVPREDPDMAAPPKRFLDDLRDRMPAGTEVRFGQPGKPPVLWVKEPNDRNWIVVPAQPLRPRRSRDRMLMWLGMIFSAAVMAALFAAWQLQQPLRSLARAVGRFGRGMTVPPVREAGPRELRQLTRGFNQMVEQVSRAENDRAVMLAGVAHDLRTPLARMRLRAEMMDDMRLRDGVVRDVDSMSHIVDQFLVFAHGGVDRSEVVEVDQACERIARTYRAVAPNAPTVDVALAAGSGFRLPAATLDRILSNLLDNAHAYGAPPVRVATERTGEGYLLSVSDHGKGIAQRDLADATRPFVRLDPARGGNGHSGLGLAIVERLVQRLGGTCRIGNQEQGGLRVAMVFPLDAVPKPERDPAGA, translated from the coding sequence ATGCGCAGACCCATTGATTCGCTGTTCGGCCGGCTCGCCATGCTGGTGGTGGGCGTGCTGCTGCTGTCGCACTTCGCGTGGTACCTGGCGATCCGGCTCGACCGCAACGAATCGCAGATGCGCTATGCCGTGGAGGAGGCCGCGTTCCTCGTCGAAGCGGTCCGCCAGCACGAGCAGCACACGCCGGACCAGCCGCTGCCCTCGCGGGTGCGGATCGTGCCGCCCGACAGCCCCGACGTGCCGCGTGAAGACCCCGACATGGCGGCGCCCCCGAAGCGCTTCCTCGACGATCTGCGCGACCGCATGCCGGCCGGCACCGAGGTGCGCTTCGGCCAGCCGGGCAAGCCGCCCGTGCTGTGGGTGAAGGAGCCGAACGACCGCAACTGGATCGTGGTGCCCGCGCAGCCGTTGCGGCCGCGCCGCTCGCGCGACCGCATGCTGATGTGGCTCGGGATGATCTTCTCGGCCGCGGTGATGGCGGCGCTGTTCGCCGCCTGGCAGTTGCAGCAGCCGCTGCGTTCGCTGGCGCGCGCGGTGGGCCGCTTCGGCCGCGGCATGACGGTGCCGCCGGTGCGCGAGGCCGGCCCGCGCGAGCTGCGCCAGCTCACGCGCGGCTTCAACCAGATGGTCGAGCAGGTGTCGCGCGCCGAGAACGATCGCGCCGTGATGCTGGCCGGCGTGGCGCACGACCTGCGCACGCCGCTCGCGCGCATGCGGCTGCGCGCCGAGATGATGGACGACATGCGGCTGCGCGACGGCGTGGTACGCGACGTCGATTCGATGTCGCACATCGTCGACCAGTTCCTCGTGTTCGCGCACGGCGGCGTCGATCGCAGCGAGGTGGTGGAGGTCGATCAGGCCTGCGAGCGGATCGCACGCACCTATCGGGCGGTCGCGCCGAACGCGCCGACGGTCGACGTCGCGCTCGCGGCGGGCAGCGGCTTCCGGCTGCCGGCCGCGACGCTCGACCGGATTCTCTCGAACCTGCTCGACAATGCGCACGCCTATGGCGCGCCGCCGGTGCGGGTCGCCACCGAGCGCACCGGCGAGGGTTACCTGCTGAGCGTGAGCGACCACGGCAAGGGCATCGCGCAGCGCGACCTGGCCGACGCCACGCGGCCGTTCGTGCGGCTCGACCCGGCGCGCGGCGGCAACGGCCACAGCGGGCTCGGGCTCGCCATCGTCGAGCGGCTCGTGCAGCGCCTCGGCGGGACGTGCCGGATCGGTAACCAGGAGCAGGGGGGGCTGCGCGTCGCGATGGTGTTCCCGTTGGACGCGGTGCCCAAACCCGAACGCGACCCCGCGGGGGCGTGA
- a CDS encoding response regulator, translating into MTTQILIVDDDQELRDLLRDYLVRQGMEVSVLHDAASLEKRLERERPDLIVLDLMMPGVDGLTALRRLRAAGDDIPVIMLTARADDVDRIVGLELGADDYLGKPFNPRELLARAQAVLRRRRATPSAAAPEQREPYAFGRFVLDFQARTLSVDGRPATLSSSEFALLKIFVNNALRTLTRERLLELLHGPEYDGTDRGIDVQVWRLRRILESDPSTPRFIQTVRGRGYVFVPNGEAHAQTH; encoded by the coding sequence ATGACTACCCAGATCCTCATCGTCGACGACGACCAAGAACTGCGCGACCTGCTGCGCGACTACCTCGTGCGCCAGGGCATGGAAGTGTCGGTGCTGCACGACGCCGCCTCGCTCGAGAAGCGCCTGGAGCGCGAGCGCCCCGACCTGATCGTGCTGGACCTGATGATGCCGGGCGTCGACGGCTTGACCGCGCTGCGCCGGCTGCGCGCGGCCGGCGACGACATCCCGGTGATCATGCTGACCGCGCGCGCCGACGACGTGGACCGCATCGTCGGCCTCGAGCTCGGCGCCGACGACTACCTCGGCAAGCCGTTCAACCCGCGCGAGCTGCTGGCGCGCGCCCAGGCGGTGCTGCGCCGGCGCCGCGCCACGCCGTCGGCGGCGGCGCCCGAGCAGCGCGAGCCCTACGCGTTCGGCCGCTTCGTGCTCGACTTCCAGGCGCGCACGCTGTCGGTGGACGGCCGGCCCGCCACGCTGTCGAGCAGCGAGTTCGCGCTGCTGAAGATCTTCGTCAACAACGCGCTGCGCACGCTCACCCGCGAGCGCCTGCTCGAACTGCTGCACGGCCCCGAGTACGACGGCACCGACCGCGGCATCGACGTGCAGGTCTGGCGCCTGCGGCGGATCCTGGAAAGCGATCCTTCCACGCCGCGCTTCATCCAGACCGTGCGTGGCCGCGGCTACGTGTTCGTGCCCAACGGCGAGGCCCATGCGCAGACCCATTGA
- a CDS encoding periplasmic heavy metal sensor, producing the protein MYKKTSRMAIAAATVLALSLSAAAQAQTAGAAMPPADAHGGPGPHWHRHGGPEAVFERLHDQLGLNARQEQQYQAAAATSKQNRQAMRRNFEQARSQLEAAQSQPILDLDALHSARQQVEQQNALLREQTERAWLAFYDGLNDQQKTTVSAALKQQFANMKARHEQRKARWQHHHASQATAASQ; encoded by the coding sequence ATGTATAAGAAGACGTCCCGCATGGCTATCGCCGCCGCGACCGTACTGGCCCTCTCGCTGAGCGCCGCCGCCCAGGCCCAGACCGCCGGCGCCGCCATGCCGCCCGCCGACGCGCATGGCGGCCCGGGGCCGCACTGGCACCGCCACGGCGGTCCCGAAGCCGTGTTCGAGCGCCTGCACGACCAGCTCGGGCTGAACGCGCGGCAGGAGCAACAGTACCAGGCCGCCGCCGCCACCTCGAAGCAGAACCGCCAGGCGATGCGCCGGAACTTCGAGCAGGCGCGCTCGCAGCTCGAGGCCGCGCAGAGCCAGCCGATCCTCGACCTCGACGCGCTGCACAGCGCGCGCCAGCAGGTCGAGCAGCAGAACGCGCTGTTGCGCGAGCAGACCGAACGCGCCTGGCTCGCGTTCTACGACGGCCTGAACGACCAGCAGAAAACGACCGTCAGCGCCGCCCTCAAGCAACAGTTCGCGAACATGAAGGCGCGCCACGAGCAGCGGAAGGCGCGCTGGCAGCACCATCACGCCTCGCAGGCGACGGCGGCCTCGCAGTAG
- a CDS encoding ABC transporter substrate-binding protein, whose translation MKKLALCAALAMAASGAVAKEWKTVRIGVDASYPPFESVAQNGDIVGFDVDLAKEICTRIAVRCTWVAQDLDGIIPALKARKFDVIMSSLTVTDKRREQIDFSDKLYDAPARMIAPAGSPLLPTLASLKGKRVGVEQGSTQETYAKTYWEPRGVTIVPYQNQDQVYADLGTGRLDAALQDELQADYGFLRTPRGKGFAWAGPEVKDPKTIGDGTAIGLRKEDTDLKAKINAALAAMHKDGTYDRLSHKYFSFSVYSAK comes from the coding sequence ATGAAGAAGCTCGCCCTGTGCGCAGCACTCGCCATGGCGGCGAGCGGCGCCGTCGCGAAGGAATGGAAGACGGTCCGGATCGGCGTCGACGCCAGTTACCCGCCGTTCGAATCGGTCGCGCAGAACGGCGACATCGTCGGCTTCGACGTCGACCTGGCGAAGGAAATCTGCACGCGCATCGCGGTGCGCTGCACCTGGGTCGCGCAGGATCTCGACGGGATCATCCCGGCCCTGAAGGCGCGCAAGTTCGACGTGATCATGTCGTCGCTGACCGTCACCGACAAGCGCCGCGAGCAGATCGACTTCTCGGACAAGCTGTACGACGCGCCCGCGCGGATGATCGCGCCGGCCGGCTCGCCGCTGCTGCCCACGCTCGCCTCGCTCAAGGGCAAGCGCGTCGGGGTCGAGCAGGGGTCGACGCAGGAAACCTACGCGAAGACCTACTGGGAGCCGCGCGGTGTGACGATCGTGCCGTACCAAAACCAGGATCAGGTCTACGCCGATCTCGGGACCGGCCGGCTCGACGCCGCGCTGCAGGACGAATTGCAGGCCGACTACGGGTTCCTGCGCACGCCGCGCGGCAAGGGTTTCGCGTGGGCGGGCCCGGAAGTGAAGGACCCGAAGACGATCGGCGACGGCACCGCGATCGGCCTGCGCAAGGAGGACACGGATCTGAAGGCGAAGATCAACGCCGCTCTCGCCGCGATGCACAAGGATGGGACTTACGACAGGTTGTCGCACAAGTACTTCTCGTTCAGCGTGTATTCGGCGAAGTAA
- a CDS encoding ABC transporter permease, which translates to MFLQGYGPLILSGTWQTIKLAVLSLAFAFVLGLLGAAAKLSRNRITNGLGTLYTTLIRGVPDLVLMLLLFYSLQIWLNQFTDMMNWDQIDIDPFAAGVLVLGFIYGAYFTETFRGAFLSVPRGQLEAGAAYGMSNWRVFSRVMFPQMMRFALPGIGNNWQVLVKSTALVSIIGLADVVKASQDAGKGTLRFFFFTLLAGAIYLAITTISNFVLMWLEKRYSTGVRKADL; encoded by the coding sequence ATGTTTCTTCAAGGCTACGGCCCGCTGATACTTTCCGGCACCTGGCAGACCATCAAGCTCGCCGTGCTGTCGCTCGCCTTCGCGTTCGTGCTCGGCCTGCTCGGCGCGGCCGCGAAACTCTCGCGCAACCGGATCACGAACGGGCTCGGCACGCTCTACACCACGCTGATCCGCGGCGTGCCCGATCTGGTGCTGATGCTGCTGCTGTTCTACAGCCTGCAGATCTGGCTCAACCAATTCACCGACATGATGAACTGGGATCAGATCGACATCGACCCGTTCGCGGCCGGCGTGCTGGTGCTCGGCTTCATCTACGGCGCCTACTTCACCGAAACCTTCCGCGGCGCGTTCCTGTCGGTGCCGCGCGGCCAGCTCGAGGCGGGCGCCGCCTACGGGATGTCGAACTGGCGGGTGTTCTCGCGCGTGATGTTCCCGCAGATGATGCGCTTCGCGCTGCCCGGCATCGGCAACAACTGGCAGGTGCTCGTCAAGTCCACCGCGCTGGTGTCGATCATCGGCCTGGCCGACGTGGTCAAGGCCTCGCAGGACGCCGGCAAGGGCACGCTGCGTTTCTTCTTCTTCACGCTGCTCGCGGGGGCCATCTACCTCGCGATCACGACGATCTCGAACTTCGTGCTGATGTGGCTGGAAAAGCGCTACTCCACGGGCGTCCGCAAGGCTGACCTATGA
- a CDS encoding ABC transporter permease, which yields MIELIQEYWRNYLYTDGYHITGVAITLWLLVVSIGLGFCLSVPLACARVSKRKWLAGAVWLYTYVFRGTPLYVQLLLCYTGLYSLQAVRGTPLLNEFFRDGMHCTLLAFTLNTCAYTTEIFAGAIKATAYGEIEAARAYGMSTFTLYRRVILPSALRRALPLYSNEVILMLHATTVAFTATVPDILKIARDVNSATYMSFHAFGIAALLYLAISFTLVWLFRQAERRWLAYLRPQGK from the coding sequence ATGATCGAACTGATTCAGGAATACTGGCGCAACTACCTCTACACCGACGGCTATCACATCACCGGCGTGGCGATCACCCTGTGGCTGCTGGTGGTGTCGATCGGCCTCGGCTTCTGCCTGTCGGTGCCGCTCGCTTGCGCGCGCGTGTCGAAGCGCAAGTGGCTGGCCGGCGCGGTGTGGCTCTATACCTACGTGTTCCGCGGCACGCCGCTCTACGTGCAGCTGCTGCTCTGCTACACGGGCCTCTACAGCCTGCAGGCGGTGCGCGGCACGCCGCTGTTGAACGAGTTCTTCCGCGACGGCATGCACTGCACGCTGCTCGCGTTCACGCTCAACACCTGCGCCTACACCACCGAGATCTTCGCCGGCGCGATCAAGGCGACCGCCTACGGCGAGATCGAGGCCGCGCGCGCCTACGGGATGTCCACCTTCACGCTCTACCGCCGCGTGATCCTGCCCTCCGCGCTGCGCCGCGCGCTGCCGCTCTACAGCAACGAGGTGATCCTGATGCTGCACGCCACCACGGTGGCGTTCACGGCCACCGTGCCCGACATCCTGAAGATCGCGCGCGACGTCAACTCGGCCACCTACATGTCGTTCCACGCGTTCGGCATCGCCGCGCTCCTCTATCTCGCGATCTCGTTTACGCTCGTGTGGCTGTTCCGCCAGGCCGAGCGGCGCTGGCTCGCCTACCTGCGCCCGCAAGGCAAATAA
- a CDS encoding ABC transporter ATP-binding protein, translating to MNSKMHKLFVDDLHKQYGSNEVLKGVSLKAQAGDVISVIGSSGSGKSTMLRCINFLEQPNAGRIFVDGEEVRTAKDKTGALKAADAKQLQRVRTKLAMVFQHFNLWSHMNVLENVIEAPVHVLGLSTREAEARAREYLEKVGLPPRVEKQYPSHLSGGQQQRVAIARALAMHPDVMLFDEPTSALDPELVGEVLKVMQKLAEEGRTMIVVTHEMGFARNVSNHVMFLHQGRVEEEGAPAEVFGNTRSERLKQFLSGSLK from the coding sequence ATGAATTCCAAGATGCACAAGCTTTTCGTCGACGATCTCCACAAGCAGTACGGCAGCAACGAAGTCCTGAAGGGCGTGTCGCTGAAGGCGCAGGCCGGCGACGTGATCAGCGTGATCGGCTCGTCCGGCTCCGGCAAGAGCACGATGCTGCGTTGCATCAATTTCCTCGAGCAGCCGAACGCGGGCCGCATCTTCGTGGACGGCGAGGAAGTGCGCACCGCGAAGGACAAGACCGGCGCGCTGAAGGCGGCCGACGCGAAGCAGTTGCAGCGCGTGCGCACCAAGCTCGCGATGGTGTTCCAGCACTTCAATCTCTGGTCGCACATGAACGTGCTCGAGAACGTGATCGAGGCGCCGGTGCACGTGCTTGGCCTGTCCACGCGCGAGGCGGAGGCGCGCGCGCGCGAGTACCTGGAGAAGGTGGGGCTGCCGCCGCGCGTCGAGAAGCAGTATCCGTCGCATCTGTCGGGCGGCCAGCAGCAGCGCGTGGCGATCGCGCGCGCGCTGGCGATGCACCCGGACGTGATGCTGTTCGACGAGCCGACCTCGGCGCTCGACCCGGAGCTGGTGGGCGAGGTGCTGAAGGTGATGCAGAAGCTGGCCGAGGAAGGCCGCACCATGATCGTGGTCACGCACGAGATGGGCTTCGCGCGCAACGTCTCGAACCACGTGATGTTCCTGCACCAGGGCCGCGTCGAGGAGGAAGGCGCGCCCGCCGAGGTGTTCGGCAACACGCGCAGCGAGCGCCTGAAGCAATTCCTCTCGGGCAGCCTCAAGTAA
- a CDS encoding IS481 family transposase, producing MSSLNQNVIRHKIGLLNLATELGNVSKACKVMGLSRDTFYRYQNAVAEGGVDALFDSNRRKPNPKNRVDEATEIAVLAYAIEQPAHGQVRVSNELRRRGIFVSASGVRSIWLRHELSSFKLRLVALEKQVAEKGIVLSEDQVAALERKQDDDVAHGEIETAHPGYLGSQDTFYVGTIKGVGRIYQQTFVDTYSKVAMAKLYTTKTPITAADLLNDRVLPFFEEHGMGVIRMLTDRGTEYCGKPESHDYQLYLALNDIEHTKTKARHPQTNGICERFHKTILQEFYQVAFRHKLYLTLAELQVDLDTWLMYYNGERTHQGKMCCGRTPLQTLIAGKEVWKEKVSHLNLI from the coding sequence GTGAGTAGTCTCAACCAAAATGTCATCCGCCACAAGATCGGTCTGCTGAATCTGGCCACCGAGCTCGGGAACGTGTCGAAGGCCTGCAAGGTGATGGGGCTGTCGCGCGATACGTTCTACCGCTATCAGAATGCCGTGGCCGAGGGCGGCGTCGATGCCCTGTTCGACAGCAATCGGCGCAAGCCGAATCCCAAGAATCGAGTCGATGAAGCGACGGAAATCGCCGTGCTGGCCTATGCCATCGAGCAGCCCGCCCACGGGCAGGTTCGGGTCAGCAACGAATTACGCCGGCGCGGTATTTTCGTGTCTGCATCCGGCGTTCGTTCGATCTGGCTGCGTCACGAATTGTCGTCCTTCAAGCTGAGGCTCGTGGCGCTGGAGAAGCAGGTCGCTGAAAAAGGCATCGTGCTGAGCGAGGACCAGGTGGCCGCGCTGGAAAGAAAGCAGGACGACGATGTGGCTCATGGCGAAATCGAAACCGCTCATCCCGGCTATCTGGGCTCGCAGGACACGTTCTACGTGGGCACGATCAAGGGCGTAGGCCGGATTTACCAGCAGACCTTCGTCGACACCTACAGCAAAGTGGCGATGGCCAAGCTGTACACGACCAAGACACCGATCACGGCGGCCGATCTGCTCAATGACCGGGTGTTGCCGTTCTTCGAGGAGCACGGCATGGGTGTGATCCGCATGCTGACCGATCGAGGCACGGAGTATTGCGGCAAGCCGGAATCGCACGATTATCAGCTGTACCTGGCGCTGAACGACATCGAGCACACCAAAACCAAGGCGCGACATCCGCAGACCAATGGCATCTGCGAGCGGTTCCATAAAACCATCCTGCAGGAGTTTTATCAGGTCGCGTTCCGCCACAAGCTCTATCTGACGCTGGCGGAACTGCAGGTCGATCTCGATACTTGGCTGATGTACTACAACGGCGAGCGAACGCATCAAGGTAAGATGTGTTGTGGTCGCACGCCTTTGCAAACGCTCATCGCGGGCAAGGAGGTGTGGAAGGAGAAAGTGAGCCACCTGAATCTGATCTGA